A genomic stretch from Methylophilus medardicus includes:
- a CDS encoding type II secretion system protein, whose amino-acid sequence MEKHLGFSLIELAIVLVIAGLLLAGVMRGQELIANAKVKSLASDFRNIPAYFYAYQDRFRVLPGDDHSAATHVNGVNPTSSGQSQNGLIQGSWDSSTNTDESFLLWQHLRLAGLATGPTEVNSSQYAARNSEGGRLGVTSVGELGAVTAGTFTSAHAMCSDAILGRYALQLDTMMDDGAGNTGMMRILQNGTAGTGEAVPVAATPYLVCMSF is encoded by the coding sequence ATGGAAAAGCACTTAGGATTTAGTTTGATTGAATTGGCGATTGTGCTCGTGATCGCAGGCTTATTATTGGCGGGCGTCATGCGCGGACAAGAGCTGATCGCCAATGCCAAAGTGAAGAGTTTGGCGAGTGATTTTAGAAATATCCCCGCGTATTTTTATGCCTATCAGGATCGCTTTAGGGTGTTGCCGGGTGATGATCATAGCGCCGCCACGCATGTGAATGGGGTTAATCCAACCAGCAGTGGTCAATCGCAAAACGGCCTAATACAAGGGAGTTGGGATTCATCAACCAACACCGATGAATCATTCTTGCTTTGGCAACACTTACGCTTGGCTGGATTGGCGACAGGGCCGACAGAGGTCAACAGTTCACAATACGCTGCACGCAACAGCGAGGGGGGTCGGTTAGGGGTGACCAGTGTAGGTGAACTTGGTGCGGTGACCGCAGGTACTTTTACGAGTGCACATGCGATGTGTTCTGATGCCATCCTAGGGCGTTACGCGCTGCAACTGGATACTATGATGGATGACGGGGCGGGTAATACCGGCATGATGCGGATATTGCAAAATGGGACCGCAGGAACCGGTGAAGCAGTGCCCGTGGCCGCGACACCGTACTTAGTCTGTATGAGTTTTTAG
- a CDS encoding ABC transporter ATP-binding protein — protein sequence MANAIVEIKDLSFGYKGRLLHKGINMTFAKGKVVAIMGGSGSGKTTLLRLIGGQLKPTKGEVQVGGEVVHEQDREGIYRLRRKMGMLFQHGALFTDLSVFENVAFPMREHTSLPESMIRDMVLLKLNAVGLRGAHALMPTELSGGMARRVALARAIALDPSIIMYDEPFAGLDPISMAAICDLIRSLNDALGATSIIVTHDVEETFQFADYVYFVADGVVAAEGTPDDLRQSELPFVHQFVHAEKDGPVPFHYAAPEYHASLLRGAR from the coding sequence ATGGCAAACGCAATTGTAGAAATTAAAGACCTCTCTTTCGGGTATAAAGGTCGCTTGCTGCACAAAGGCATCAATATGACTTTTGCCAAAGGCAAGGTCGTGGCCATCATGGGCGGGAGCGGCAGTGGAAAAACCACGTTGCTCAGGCTCATTGGCGGTCAGCTCAAGCCAACCAAGGGCGAGGTGCAAGTCGGGGGTGAGGTCGTTCATGAGCAAGATCGTGAAGGCATTTATCGTCTGCGTCGCAAAATGGGCATGCTGTTTCAACATGGGGCTTTGTTTACCGATTTGTCCGTGTTTGAGAATGTCGCTTTCCCGATGCGTGAACATACCAGCTTGCCGGAGAGCATGATCCGCGATATGGTCTTGCTCAAATTGAACGCGGTCGGCTTGCGCGGTGCACATGCTTTAATGCCGACTGAGCTTTCTGGCGGCATGGCTAGGCGTGTCGCATTGGCGCGAGCGATTGCCTTAGATCCCAGCATCATTATGTATGATGAACCATTCGCAGGCTTGGATCCCATCTCGATGGCCGCAATTTGTGATTTGATTCGCAGCTTAAATGATGCGCTCGGCGCCACCTCGATTATCGTCACGCACGACGTTGAGGAAACCTTCCAGTTTGCCGATTACGTTTATTTTGTCGCCGATGGTGTGGTGGCCGCTGAAGGTACGCCAGACGATTTACGCCAATCCGAATTACCTTTTGTGCACCAGTTTGTCCACGCAGAAAAAGATGGTCCTGTGCCTTTCCATTATGCTGCGCCTGAATATCACGCCAGTTTGTTACGGGGAGCGCGTTAA
- the mlaE gene encoding lipid asymmetry maintenance ABC transporter permease subunit MlaE: protein MMVHKLKRMLSKLGAGCINKVWRLGAGGRLFWLTLISSGESFRRFRLTIREVYFTGVLSLIIILVSAFFVGMVLALQGYQTLQKYGSSEAIGVLVALALVRELGPVVTALLFAGRAGTAITAEIGLMKATEQLSAMEMMAVSPIARVIAPRFWAGVIAMPILATLFSMVGILGGYLVAVPLIGVDAGAFWSQMQANVDWQYDILNGALKSVVFGVACTMIALFEGYDAPPTAEGVSRATTRTVVTSSLAVLGLDFILTSFMLAV, encoded by the coding sequence ATGATGGTGCATAAACTAAAACGCATGCTAAGCAAACTGGGGGCAGGCTGTATTAATAAAGTCTGGCGTCTGGGCGCGGGTGGTCGCTTATTCTGGTTGACGTTGATCTCATCAGGCGAGAGCTTTCGGCGCTTTCGTCTGACCATTCGCGAAGTTTATTTCACGGGTGTGTTGTCGCTGATTATCATACTGGTCTCTGCATTTTTTGTGGGTATGGTGCTGGCGCTGCAGGGCTATCAAACCCTGCAGAAATATGGCTCCTCAGAGGCGATTGGTGTGCTGGTGGCTTTGGCCTTGGTGCGTGAATTGGGTCCGGTGGTCACTGCGCTTTTATTTGCAGGTCGGGCAGGCACGGCGATTACCGCTGAAATCGGTTTGATGAAGGCGACTGAGCAGCTATCAGCCATGGAAATGATGGCTGTCAGTCCGATTGCGCGTGTCATTGCGCCGCGGTTCTGGGCCGGCGTGATTGCCATGCCGATACTCGCAACGCTATTTTCTATGGTGGGTATCTTGGGCGGTTATCTGGTCGCGGTGCCGCTCATCGGGGTCGATGCAGGGGCCTTCTGGTCGCAAATGCAAGCCAATGTGGATTGGCAGTACGACATTTTGAATGGGGCGCTCAAAAGTGTCGTGTTTGGGGTAGCTTGTACGATGATAGCGCTGTTTGAGGGCTATGATGCGCCACCAACAGCTGAAGGCGTCAGTCGCGCAACCACCAGAACAGTGGTGACCTCATCACTGGCTGTGCTGGGTTTGGATTTTATTTTAACGTCGTTCATGCTTGCGGTTTAG
- the mlaD gene encoding outer membrane lipid asymmetry maintenance protein MlaD: MERTTIDLWVGIFVALGFAALLGLAMKVGNLTTSNISQTYLVTANFENIGGLKPRAPVKSAGVVVGRVNDIVFDPKTYEAVVSLNIDTRYNFPKDTFANIYTAGLLGEQYVGLEAGGDETSLKDGDKITQTQDAVVLEKLISQFLYSKATESDDKPTKSTTASTESATDALDASPLDKIGK, translated from the coding sequence ATGGAAAGAACAACAATTGATTTATGGGTAGGCATTTTTGTCGCACTCGGTTTTGCGGCTTTGCTTGGCTTGGCCATGAAAGTAGGCAATCTGACGACCAGCAATATTAGCCAAACCTATCTGGTCACTGCGAATTTTGAAAATATTGGCGGCCTCAAACCACGTGCCCCGGTGAAAAGTGCCGGTGTGGTCGTGGGCCGTGTGAACGATATTGTGTTTGATCCTAAAACTTATGAGGCGGTGGTCAGTCTCAACATTGATACGCGCTACAACTTCCCAAAAGATACTTTTGCCAACATCTACACGGCCGGTTTGTTAGGCGAGCAATATGTAGGGCTTGAAGCAGGCGGAGATGAAACCAGCCTCAAAGACGGTGACAAGATCACGCAAACACAAGATGCGGTTGTGCTAGAAAAGCTGATTAGTCAGTTCCTCTATAGCAAAGCCACCGAGAGCGATGACAAGCCAACAAAATCGACGACGGCATCAACCGAATCCGCAACTGATGCGTTAGATGCCAGTCCATTGGACAAAATTGGTAAGTAA